Proteins found in one Takifugu rubripes chromosome 17, fTakRub1.2, whole genome shotgun sequence genomic segment:
- the pgm2 gene encoding phosphopentomutase — protein METTLSTGDARLDQAVRQWLLYDKNPKTASMVQELVKEGAVEALRKCFASRMEFGTAGLRAPMGAGVSCMNDLTIIQTTQGLCRYLEDSFESLKDRGVVIGHDARAHPPSGGSSKRFASLAAAVFLSKGIPVHLFSDITPTPFVPFTVSHLGLCAGIMVTASHNPKQDNGYKVYWENGAQIVGPHDEGISKAIEENLEPWPESWNTEEALKSSLLKDPYQDINTQYLKAIQNHCHHRDINKASEVKIVHTSVHGVGHAFVQSAFKAFDLRPPYAVEEQKDPDPEFPTVKYPNPEEGEGVLTLSFALADREGATVVLANDPDADRLAAAEKQDSGSWRVFTGNELGALLGWWMFHCWKQHNSDAAPADASAVKRVYMLSSTVSSKILRAIALKEGFHFEETLTGFKWMGNRAKELLDKGNTVLFAFEEAIGYMCSPSVLDKDGVSAAAIAAEMISYLATKNKSLSQQLTSIYEEYGYHISKNSYFICHDQEVIHSLFGRLRNYSNKKDSYPTECGRFSVSAVRDLTTGYDNNQPGNKAILPTSRSSQMITFTFSNGGVATLRTSGTEPKIKYYTELCAAPGNSDVTQLKKELDQLVDAIVENFLQPEKNKLQPKVE, from the exons ATGGAAACCACTTTGTCGACGGGGGACGCCAGACTCGACCAGGCTGTCAGACAGTGGCTGCTCTATGACAAG AATCCAAAGACGGCATCAATGGTGCAGGAGCTGGTCAAAGAAGGAGCAGTTGAGGCTCTAAGGAAATGCTTCGCCTCCAGGATGGAGTTTGGTACGGCGGGTCTCAGAGCCCCCATGGGAGCAGGCGTATCCTGCATGAACGACCTCACTATCATCCAAACGACGCAG GGCTTGTGTCGCTACTTGGAGGACAGCTTTGAGAGCCTTAAGGACCGAGGGGTGGTGATTGGCCACGACGCCCGGGCTCATCCCCCCAGCGGTGGCAGCAGCAAGCGCTTTGCCAGCCTGGCGGCCGCTGTGTTCCTCAGCAAGGGTATTCCTGTCCACCTGTTCTCTGATATCACCCCTACACCCTTTGTG CCATTCACCGTTTCTCACTTGGGTCTCTGTGCTGGTATCATGGTGACTGCCTCCCATAACCCCAAACAGGACAATGGTTATAAG GTGTACTGGGAGAACGGTGCCCAAATTGTTGGTCCTCATGACGAAGGGATCTCCAAAGCCATCGAGGAAAATCTCGAGCCCTGGCCTGAGTCCTGGAACACAGAGGAGGCCCTGAAGAGCTCCTTGCTCAAAGATCCTTACCAGGATATCAACACCCAGTACCTTAAAGCCATCCAGAATCACTGCCATCACAG AGACATAAACAAGGCTTCAGAGGTGAAAATCGTGCATACGTCTGTCCATGGTGTCGGCCACGCGTTTGTCCAGTCTGCCTTCAAGGCGTTTGACCTTCGTCCTCCATATGCTGTAGAGGAACAAAAGGATCCTGATCCTGAATTTCCCACAGTCAAATATCCAAAtcctgaggagggagagggagtcCTC ACGTTGTCCTTTGCCCtggcagacagggagggggcCACGGTTGTGTTGGCGAATGATCCAGATGCTGATCGacttgctgctgctgagaagCAGGACAG TGGTAGCTGGCGAGTGTTCACCGGTAATGAgctgggagctctgctgggTTGGTGGATGTTTCACTGCTGGAAACAGCACAactctgatgctgctcctgctgatgcCTCTGCGGTGAAAAGGGTCTACATGCTGTCGAGCACCGTGTCGTCCAAGATTCTGCGCGCCATCGCCCTCAAGGAAGGGTTCCACTTTGAG GAAACACTAACTGGTTTTAAATGGATGGGGAACAGAGCTAAAGAGCTTTTGGATAAGGGCAACACCGTACTCTTTGCCTTTGAGGAGGCCATAG GGTACATGTGTAGTCCCTCTGTCCTGGACAAAGACGGAGTCAGTGCAGCGGCCATAGCAGCAGAGATGATTTCCTATCTTGCCACGAAGAACAAAAGCCTTTCTCAGCAGCTCACGTCCATCTATGAAGA GTATGGTTACCACATCAGTAAGAATTCCTATTTCATCTGCCACGATCAGGAAGTCATCCACAGCTTGTTTGGACGCCTCCGTAACTATAGCAACAAGAAGGACTCTTATCCTACAGAATGTGGACGCTTCTCGGTCTCGGCCGTGCGGGACCTGACGACTGGTTATGACAACAATCAGCCCGGCAACAAAGCT ATCCTTCCAACCTCCAGATCCAGCCAGATGATCACTTTCACCTTCTCCAACGGGGGCGTGGCCACCCTGCGCACCAGCGGCACCGAGCCTAAAATTAAATACTACACTGAGCTGTGCGCTGCTCCAGGTAACAG TGACGTGAcacagctgaagaaggagttgGATCAACTGGTGGACGCCATCGTTGAGAACTTCCTCCAGCCTGAGAAGAATAAGTTGCAGCCTAAAGTGGAGTAG